A genomic window from Sporosarcina sp. Marseille-Q4063 includes:
- a CDS encoding acyl-CoA carboxylase subunit beta, whose protein sequence is MDIYDKINELYDKRRAIELGGGDERIEKQHEKGKLTARERIDLLLDKDTFVELNPFVTHRTRDFGMDMQVGPGDGVVTGYGKIDGRPIYLFSQDFTVFGGALGEMHAMKIANVMDLAAKNGAPFIGLNDSGGARIQEGVVSLDGYGEIFYRNAIYSGVIPQISVILGPCAGGAVYSPAITDFVFMTDKTSQMFITGPKVIETVTGETISSEALGGSKVHNAISGNAHFRGKDEKTVLESVRQLLSYLPQNNEEKPPVKDRAESDDYRPDLADVVPYEGIRPYDIRRVIEQVVDEDSFMEVQPEFARNIVIGLSRIKGETVGLVCNQPRVMAGGLDIDSSDKAARFIRFCDAFNIPIITFEDVSGFFPGVKQEHGGIIRHGAKILYAYSEATVPKMTVILRKAFGGAYVALNSKSIGADVVYAWPNAEIAVMGPEGAANIIFSRDIANSDNPDKTRAEKIEEYREKFANPYVAASHGMVDDVIDPRETRIKLIQALDMMRNKKESRPKKKHGNIPL, encoded by the coding sequence ATGGACATTTACGATAAAATCAATGAACTCTATGATAAACGAAGAGCAATTGAACTTGGCGGCGGCGATGAACGTATCGAGAAGCAACATGAAAAAGGGAAGTTAACTGCACGAGAACGGATTGATCTTCTGTTAGATAAAGATACATTTGTCGAATTAAACCCATTCGTCACGCATCGAACACGAGATTTTGGCATGGACATGCAAGTTGGACCCGGAGACGGCGTCGTGACTGGATACGGAAAAATCGATGGCAGACCCATCTATTTGTTTTCTCAAGATTTCACAGTTTTCGGCGGAGCACTCGGGGAAATGCATGCCATGAAAATCGCAAATGTCATGGATTTGGCTGCGAAAAATGGTGCGCCATTTATCGGTTTAAATGATTCGGGCGGCGCTAGAATTCAAGAAGGCGTTGTTTCTTTAGATGGTTATGGGGAAATCTTTTATCGGAACGCAATTTATTCTGGCGTGATTCCGCAAATCTCGGTCATTTTAGGTCCATGTGCAGGTGGCGCTGTTTATTCACCCGCAATTACGGATTTTGTGTTTATGACAGACAAAACAAGTCAAATGTTTATCACAGGACCAAAAGTGATTGAAACGGTAACGGGCGAAACCATTTCTTCAGAAGCGCTCGGCGGATCCAAAGTACATAACGCAATTAGCGGGAATGCGCATTTCCGCGGAAAAGATGAGAAGACTGTTTTGGAAAGTGTTCGTCAACTATTGTCTTACTTGCCGCAAAATAACGAAGAAAAGCCGCCGGTTAAGGACCGTGCTGAAAGTGACGATTACCGTCCTGATCTAGCCGATGTTGTTCCATATGAAGGCATACGCCCTTATGATATACGACGAGTGATTGAACAGGTCGTTGATGAGGATTCATTTATGGAAGTACAACCCGAATTTGCTCGGAATATTGTGATCGGACTTTCTCGCATTAAAGGTGAAACGGTTGGTCTAGTTTGTAACCAGCCGCGCGTCATGGCCGGCGGACTTGATATCGATTCTTCTGATAAAGCCGCCCGTTTTATTCGTTTTTGCGATGCTTTCAACATTCCGATTATTACATTTGAAGATGTAAGCGGATTTTTCCCGGGAGTCAAACAAGAACACGGGGGCATTATTCGCCACGGGGCTAAAATCTTGTATGCGTATTCAGAAGCTACTGTTCCCAAAATGACTGTAATTTTGCGAAAAGCTTTCGGCGGGGCGTATGTTGCATTGAATTCAAAATCGATCGGTGCTGACGTTGTATATGCGTGGCCGAATGCAGAAATCGCAGTTATGGGACCTGAAGGCGCAGCAAATATTATTTTCTCACGCGATATCGCAAACTCTGATAACCCGGATAAAACCCGTGCAGAGAAAATTGAAGAATATCGCGAAAAATTCGCAAATCCATATGTCGCAGCTTCTCATGGAATGGTTGATGATGTTATCGATCCAAGAGAAACGCGTATCAAGCTAATTCAAGCATTGGATATGATGCGAAATAAAAAAGAATCAAGACCTAAAAAGAAACATGGAAATATACCGCTTTAA
- a CDS encoding M20/M25/M40 family metallo-hydrolase, translated as MNKERLLDEFFELVKIDSETKDERAIADVLKVKMEELGFTVIEDDSAERSGHGAGNLIASIKGNVANADSIYFTCHMDTVVPGLGIKPELREDGYVYSDGTTILGADDKAGIAALFEMMRTVKENNISHGDIQFIITAGEESGLAGAKEMDASLITSKYGYAVDSDGKVGGIVTSAPYQAKLWTTINGKTAHAGVAPEKGVSAINIAAKSISAMTLGRIDAETTANIGSFHGGRATNIVCDEVTIVAEARSINPEKLKKQTDHMVSTFEQVAEQMGGQANTKVQEMYPGFSFEENAEVVQTAVQAINNIGRTPELLTSGGGSDGNVFNGAGIPTVTLSVGYEEIHTKNERMPVEELNKLTELLIEIVKVTATK; from the coding sequence TTGAATAAAGAAAGACTATTAGACGAATTTTTTGAGCTCGTGAAAATCGACTCTGAAACAAAAGATGAACGTGCAATTGCAGATGTATTAAAAGTGAAAATGGAAGAACTCGGATTTACGGTCATTGAAGATGATTCCGCAGAAAGAAGCGGACACGGTGCAGGAAATCTAATTGCTTCTATTAAAGGTAACGTAGCTAACGCAGATTCGATTTACTTCACTTGTCATATGGATACCGTCGTACCAGGTCTTGGAATCAAACCAGAACTGCGCGAAGACGGTTATGTCTATTCTGACGGTACAACAATTCTCGGGGCAGACGATAAAGCAGGAATCGCAGCGTTATTTGAAATGATGCGTACGGTTAAAGAAAATAATATTTCACACGGGGATATTCAATTTATCATTACTGCGGGTGAAGAAAGCGGACTTGCAGGCGCGAAGGAAATGGACGCTTCACTCATCACATCGAAATACGGATACGCTGTAGATAGTGATGGTAAAGTGGGCGGTATTGTTACATCAGCACCATATCAGGCCAAACTATGGACGACGATTAATGGAAAAACAGCTCATGCAGGTGTTGCGCCAGAAAAGGGTGTATCTGCAATTAATATTGCCGCGAAGTCGATTTCAGCAATGACGCTTGGACGCATCGATGCTGAAACGACAGCTAATATTGGAAGTTTCCACGGGGGACGTGCAACAAATATCGTTTGTGACGAAGTTACAATCGTTGCGGAAGCACGTTCGATTAATCCGGAAAAATTAAAAAAACAAACGGATCATATGGTTTCCACATTTGAACAAGTAGCCGAACAAATGGGCGGTCAAGCAAACACTAAGGTTCAAGAAATGTATCCTGGATTCAGCTTTGAGGAAAATGCTGAAGTTGTTCAAACAGCCGTTCAAGCCATTAATAATATCGGAAGAACGCCTGAACTTTTAACGAGTGGCGGGGGTAGTGACGGTAACGTATTTAACGGCGCAGGTATTCCAACTGTAACGTTATCGGTTGGCTATGAAGAAATTCATACGAAAAATGAACGGATGCCGGTTGAAGAATTAAATAAACTGACTGAATTACTGATAGAAATTGTTAAAGTAACAGCAACAAAATAA